The Gordonia crocea genomic sequence TCTCATAGAATGAGACGGACAGTTTCATAGTGTAGAACTCGCCCAGAGCGGTCGGCGAGAGGGGATCCCGGAACGTGGGATAGGCTGGCGGGCATGCGACTAGGACGTGTGGCCACCCGGGATGGCGTGGCCTTCGCTGCAATCGAGGGTGAATCCGGGGCGGAGACCGCACGGGAGATCGCCGAGCACCCCTTCGGCGCGCCGACGTTCACCGGCCGCAGTTGGCCGTTGGCCGACGTGCGGGTGCTCGCGCCGATCTTGGCGTCGAAGGTGATCTGCGTGGGAAAGAACTACGCGGCCCACGCGGCCGAGATGGGATCGGAGGCGCCGGAGACACCGGTCATCTTCCTCAAGCCCAATACCTCGATCATCGGTCCGGAAGTGCCCATCGTGCGCCCGCCGTCGGCGGAGCGGGTCGACTACGAGGGCGAACTGGCGGTGGTCATCGGCCGACCGTGCAAGGACGTCGCGGCGAGTGCCGCCAAGGATGCGATCCTCGGCTACACGGTCGCCAACGACGTCACGGCGCGCGACCAGCAGAAGCTCGACGGCCAGTGGACCCGTGCCAAGGGGTATGACACGTTCTGCCCGCTGGGCCCGTGGATCGAGACCGAGTTCGACCCGTCGGATGTGGCGATCCGCACCGAGCTGACCGGCCTCGACGGCCAGACCTCGGTCAAGCAGGAGTCGCGGACCTCGCTGATGCTGCACGACGTGGGATCCCTCGTCGAATGGGTGTCCGCGGTGATGACGTTGCTGCCCGGCGATGTGATCCTGACCGGCACCCCGGAGGGGATCGGGCCGATGGTTGCGGGCGAACGGGTGTCGGTCACGGTCGCCGGACTCGGCACGCTGAGCAACCCGGTGGTCGATAAGTGACCAGACCGGCCGCACCGACCCTCGCCCAGGTCAACGGGATCACCCTCTCCTACGAGGACTCCGGCGGCGCCGGAGAACTCGTCGTCATGGTGATGGGCACCGGCAGCCCCGGACGCGTGTGGAAGGCCAACCAGGTCCCCGCCCTGGTCCGTGCCGGATACCGCACGGTCACCTTCGACAACCGCGGGATCGCCCCGTCGTCGGAATGCGCGACGGGATTCAGCATCGACGACATGGTCGCCGACACCGCCGCCCTCATTGAGCACCTCGACGCCGGCCCGGCGCATGTCGTCGGGACGTCGCTGGGCGCGCGGGTCACCCAGGAGCTGGCGCTGGCGCGACCCGACGTGGTCCGCTCGGCGACGATGTTGGCGACCTACGGGCGGCCCACACCGATGGTGAGCGCGTTCAGCGCGGGGGAGCGCGCCCTGTACGACCAGGGCGTCGAGTTGCCCTCCGACTACGTCGCCGCGGTCACCGCCCATCTCAACCTGTCGCCGCACACGCTGGCCGACGACCGGTCCGCGCGCGATTGGCTCGACATCATCGCCTTCTCGCCGCAACGCGTCACCCCCGGGGTTCGCGCCCAGCTGGGCGTGCACGAGGAAGAGGCCGATCGGCTCGAGGCGTATCGGCAGATCACCCGCCCGTCCCTCGTCGTCGGGTTCGCCGACGACCGAACACTGCCGGAGTTCCTGGCCCGCGAGGTGGCCGACGTGATTCCGGGCGCCGAATACGCCGTGGTCGACAAGGCCGGTCATTTCGGCTACCTGGAGCAGCCCGCACGGGTCAACGAGCTGCTGCTGGAGTTCCTGGCCAAGCACTGACGCCGGTCGTCGGGCGTCCGGCGGGATTCGCTACCGTTGACGCCATGACCAGCACTGTTCGCGTCCGCTTCTGTCCGTCGCCCACCGGCACCCCGCACGTCGGGCTGATCCGCACCGCGCTGTTCAACTACGCCTACGCCCGCCACAACGGCGGTGACTTCGTCTTCCGCATCGAGGACACCGACTCCGCGCGCGACAGCGAGGAGAGTTATGCCGCGATTCTCGATGCGCTGCGCTGGCTGGGCCTGCAGTGGGACGAGGGCCCCGAGGTCGGCGGCCCCTACGGTCCGTACCGCCAGTCGGAGCGCCGCGACATCCACCGCGACGTCGTCGCCCGCCTGCTCGAGGCGGGAGAGGCCTACGAGGCCTTTTCGACCCCCGAGGAGGTCGAGGCGCGCCACCGGGCGGCCGGGCGCGATCCCAAACTGGGCTACGACAACTTCGACCGTGATCTGACCGATGAGCAGCGGGCCGCCTATCGGGCCGATGGTCGTAACCCGGTGGTGCGGTTGCGGATGCCCGACGAGGACATCACCTGGACCGATCTCGTGCGCGGGGATACGACGATCAAGGCCGGCACGGTACCCGACTTCGCGCTCAGCCGCGCCAGCGGCGACCCGCTCTACACGCTCGTCAACCCCGTCGATGACGCCATGATGAAGATCACCCACGTGCTGCGCGGCGAGGACCTGCTCTCGTCGACCCCGCGCCAGATCGCGCTGTATCGGGCGCTCGAGCGGATCGGCGTCGCCGACGGCGTCCCGCAGTTCGGGCACCTCCCGTTCGTCATGGGGGAGGGCAACCGCAAGCTGTCCAAGCGGGATCCGCAGTCGAGCCTGTTCCACCACCGCGACCGCGGCTTCCTGCCTGAGGGGCTGTTGAACTACCTGGCGCTGCTCGGGTGGGGGTTCAGCGGCGACACCGATGTGTTCACCCTCGAGCAGATGATCGAGGCCTTCGACATCGGCGATGTGAACTCCAACCCGGCCCGCTTCGACGAGCGCAAGGCGGAGGCGATCAACGCCGAGCACATCCGGATGCTGGCGCCGGCCGATTTCGCCTCGCGCCTGGGTGACTACCTGGTGGCCCAGGGCCGATTCGCCGAGTCCCCCGTCGGCGACCCGGCGTTCGAGGCGCTCGCCGAACTGATCCAGACGCGCATCCAGGTCCTCGGTGACGCGTGGGATCTGATCAAGTTCCACTACGTCGACGACGCCGACTTCGTCATCGACGAGAAGTCGGCGGCGAAGAACCTCGGTGCCGACGCCGCGCCGGTGCTCGACGCCGCGATCACCGCGCTCGACGGGCTGGCGCCGTGGGATACCCCGACGATCGAGGCCGCGCTGAAGTCTGCGCTGGTGGACGGACTCGAGCTCAAACCCCGCAAGGCGTTCGGGCCGGTGCGCGTCGCGGTCACCGGGGCGGCGGTGAGCCCGCCGCTGTACGAGTCGATGACGGTGCTCGGTGCCGACAAGTCGCTCCAGCGGTTGCGCGACGCCCATGCGAAGTATGCGAAATAGTGGTTGCGACCTGCTCGTTTGTGCTATTTGGCCGCCATCCTGCTAACCTACTTCTCGGCCCATTCGCCGGGTGGTGACACCCGGAGATTGGAACCCATTGGGGTATGGTGTAATTGGCAACACAGCTGATTCTGGTTCAGCCATTCTAGGTTCGAGTCCTGGTACCCCAGCGGACTTCACGGTCTGTTCGGACCCGCTTGCGGGAACGGATTCGCACCGAGGAGTTGTTCAGGCCCCCTTCGTCTAGCGGCCTAGGACGCCGCCCTCTCAAGGCGGTAACGCGGGTTCAAATCCCGTAGGGGGTACAACGGAGGCGCCTCCACCGAGTATTCGGTGGAGGCGCCTCTTTTTGTCGGCCGGGGTCAGGGCCCAGTCGGCAGGAATCAGGGCCCAGTCGGCGAAGATGAGGGCCCAGTCGGCGAAGATGAGGGCCCACTCGGCGAAGATGAGGGCCTAGTCGGCGAATCGGGGCGTCTGGAGGAAATACCCCATAGGGGTATGATTCGCGGTGGATGGAATCATCTGGCGACGAGCGGAGCGGCCATGACAGCCGGGCACGATCACAGCGCACACGACCACGACGAGCACCATGCTCATCACGGGCACACCGATCACAGCGCGAACGCCGCGCACAGCCACAGCGCACATGACCACAGCGCGCACGACCACAGCGGCCACGTGGCGCGGTACCGCCGCCTGTTCGCGATCATGGCGGTGGTCGCGATCCCGACGGTCGCCTTCTCGCCGATGTTCGCCATGCTCGTCGGCTACGAGGTGCCGACGTGGGCGACGTGGATCTCCCCGGTGCTCGGCACCGTCATGTACGTCTGGGGCGGGGCCCCGTTCCTGACCGGCGCGGTCGGCGAGATCCGGGCCCGCCGGCCCGGCATGATGCTGCTCATCGCGCTGGCGATCACCGTCGCGTTCCTCGCCTCCTGGGGTGCGAGCCTGGGTCTGCTCGACCACGAGCTCGACTTCTGGTGGGAACTCGCACTGCTGATCGTCATCATGCTGCTCGGCCACTGGATCGAGATGCGCTCGCTCGCGCAGACCACCTCGGCGCTCGACTCACTGGCCGCGCTCCTGCCCGATGAGGCCGAGCGGGTCGAGGGCGATTCAACGGTCACCGTGGCACCGGCCGAACTCGCCCTCGGCGACATCGTCGTCGTCCGGCCCGGCGGGCGGATCCCAGCCGACGGCGAGGTGGTCGCCGGGAGCGCCGACGTCGACGAGTCGATGCTCACCGGCGAGTCGAGGCCGGTGCGCCGCGAGGTCGGCGACCGGGTCGTGGCCGGCACCGTGGCCACCGACTCCGGGTTGCGGGTCGAGGTCACCGCGGTCGGGGAGGACACGGCGCTGGCAGGGATCTCCCGGCTCGTCGCGCAGGCGCAGAACTCGTCGTCGCGCGCCCAGCGTCTCGCCGACCGGGCGGCTGGATGGTTGTTCTGGTTCGCGCTCGGCGCCGCCGCCGTCACCGGGGTGGTCTGGACGCTGCTGGGCAACCCCGACGAGGCGGTCGTGCGGGTGATCACCGTGCTCGTGATCGCCTGCCCGCATGCGCTCGGGCTGGCCATCCCGCTGGTGGTGTCCATCGCGACCGAGCGGGCGGCGCGCAGCGGGGTGCTGGTCACCGACCGCCTCGCGCTGGAAAGCATGCGCACCGTGGACACGGTGGTCTTCGACAAGACCGGGACGCTGACGAAGGGCAATCCGGCCGTCACCGCCGTCGAGCCGGCACCGGGGTGGGCGGCCGACGATGTGCTCGCCCTGGCGGCATCGGCGGAGGCGGATTCGGAGCATCCCCTCGCCCGGGCCATCGTCTCCGCCGGCGCCGAGCGCGGCCTGACGGTGCGGTCGGCGACCGACTTCGCCTCGTCGGCGGCGGTCGGGGTCAGTGCCCGCGTCGATGGACGCCTTGTGCGGGTGGGCGGGCCGCACCTGCTCGACGAGGAGGCGGCGGCCGAACTCCCCGTCGCCGATGACTGGCGCGACGAGGGCGCCATCATTCTGCACGTCCTCGTCGACGGGGTGGTCGTCGGCGCGCTGCGGTTGGCCGACGCGGTCCGGCCGGAATCCTTCGCGGCGGTGGCCGAGCTCCACCGGCGCGGGGTGGCGGTGGTGATGATCACCGGCGACGCCGAGGCGGTGGCGCGGTCGGTGGCCGCCGACCTGGGCATCGACCGGGTGTTCGCCGGCGTCCGTCCGCAGGACAAGGCGTCGACGATCGCCGGCCTGCAGCAGGAGGGGCACCGCGTGGCCATGGTCGGCGACGGGGTGAACGACGCGCCGGCCCTGGCGCAGGCCGACGTCGGCATCGCCATCGGAGCGGGGACCGACGTGGCCATCGCATCGGCGGGAGTGGTGCTGGCCAGCGACGACCCGCGGTCGGTCGTCGCGGTGATCGAGCTGTCCGCGGCGGCCTACCGCAAGATGAGGCAGAACCTGTGGTGGGCGGCCGGGTACAACCTGGTCGCGGTCCCGCTGGCGGCGGGAGTGCTCGCCCCCGTCGGTTTCGTGCTGCCGATGTCGGTGGGCGCGGTGCTGATGTCGTTGTCGACGATCGTCGTCGCGCTCAACGCCCAATTGTTGCGGCGGCTCGACCTCAGTCCGGAGGTCGTGGCGCCGGCGGCAGCCGAGCCGCGGGCCGCTACTGCTGGTCCGGTGCGGTTAGGAACGGCGCGGTAGACCCGGCCACCGGCATGGCCGGCAGGCCGAGCTTGCGGTGGTCCCAGCTCCGGGTGCGTTCGGCGCGGATCCGGACCGAGACGCGCTTGTGCATCATCTGGTCGACCAGCGGTCGGATCTCCTCGGAGTAGGGGCCGTTGTACCGCTCCCAGACGCTGATCCCCGTGGCCAGTGCGTGCTCGGGGTCGTCGTAGATCTCGGCGGTTCCCTCGATGGCGACCCCCCGCAGGGTGTCATAGGTCAGTCC encodes the following:
- a CDS encoding fumarylacetoacetate hydrolase family protein; translated protein: MRLGRVATRDGVAFAAIEGESGAETAREIAEHPFGAPTFTGRSWPLADVRVLAPILASKVICVGKNYAAHAAEMGSEAPETPVIFLKPNTSIIGPEVPIVRPPSAERVDYEGELAVVIGRPCKDVAASAAKDAILGYTVANDVTARDQQKLDGQWTRAKGYDTFCPLGPWIETEFDPSDVAIRTELTGLDGQTSVKQESRTSLMLHDVGSLVEWVSAVMTLLPGDVILTGTPEGIGPMVAGERVSVTVAGLGTLSNPVVDK
- a CDS encoding alpha/beta fold hydrolase, yielding MTRPAAPTLAQVNGITLSYEDSGGAGELVVMVMGTGSPGRVWKANQVPALVRAGYRTVTFDNRGIAPSSECATGFSIDDMVADTAALIEHLDAGPAHVVGTSLGARVTQELALARPDVVRSATMLATYGRPTPMVSAFSAGERALYDQGVELPSDYVAAVTAHLNLSPHTLADDRSARDWLDIIAFSPQRVTPGVRAQLGVHEEEADRLEAYRQITRPSLVVGFADDRTLPEFLAREVADVIPGAEYAVVDKAGHFGYLEQPARVNELLLEFLAKH
- the gltX gene encoding glutamate--tRNA ligase, which encodes MTSTVRVRFCPSPTGTPHVGLIRTALFNYAYARHNGGDFVFRIEDTDSARDSEESYAAILDALRWLGLQWDEGPEVGGPYGPYRQSERRDIHRDVVARLLEAGEAYEAFSTPEEVEARHRAAGRDPKLGYDNFDRDLTDEQRAAYRADGRNPVVRLRMPDEDITWTDLVRGDTTIKAGTVPDFALSRASGDPLYTLVNPVDDAMMKITHVLRGEDLLSSTPRQIALYRALERIGVADGVPQFGHLPFVMGEGNRKLSKRDPQSSLFHHRDRGFLPEGLLNYLALLGWGFSGDTDVFTLEQMIEAFDIGDVNSNPARFDERKAEAINAEHIRMLAPADFASRLGDYLVAQGRFAESPVGDPAFEALAELIQTRIQVLGDAWDLIKFHYVDDADFVIDEKSAAKNLGADAAPVLDAAITALDGLAPWDTPTIEAALKSALVDGLELKPRKAFGPVRVAVTGAAVSPPLYESMTVLGADKSLQRLRDAHAKYAK
- a CDS encoding heavy metal translocating P-type ATPase — its product is MTAGHDHSAHDHDEHHAHHGHTDHSANAAHSHSAHDHSAHDHSGHVARYRRLFAIMAVVAIPTVAFSPMFAMLVGYEVPTWATWISPVLGTVMYVWGGAPFLTGAVGEIRARRPGMMLLIALAITVAFLASWGASLGLLDHELDFWWELALLIVIMLLGHWIEMRSLAQTTSALDSLAALLPDEAERVEGDSTVTVAPAELALGDIVVVRPGGRIPADGEVVAGSADVDESMLTGESRPVRREVGDRVVAGTVATDSGLRVEVTAVGEDTALAGISRLVAQAQNSSSRAQRLADRAAGWLFWFALGAAAVTGVVWTLLGNPDEAVVRVITVLVIACPHALGLAIPLVVSIATERAARSGVLVTDRLALESMRTVDTVVFDKTGTLTKGNPAVTAVEPAPGWAADDVLALAASAEADSEHPLARAIVSAGAERGLTVRSATDFASSAAVGVSARVDGRLVRVGGPHLLDEEAAAELPVADDWRDEGAIILHVLVDGVVVGALRLADAVRPESFAAVAELHRRGVAVVMITGDAEAVARSVAADLGIDRVFAGVRPQDKASTIAGLQQEGHRVAMVGDGVNDAPALAQADVGIAIGAGTDVAIASAGVVLASDDPRSVVAVIELSAAAYRKMRQNLWWAAGYNLVAVPLAAGVLAPVGFVLPMSVGAVLMSLSTIVVALNAQLLRRLDLSPEVVAPAAAEPRAATAGPVRLGTAR
- a CDS encoding PPOX class F420-dependent oxidoreductase; this translates as MGSNQRSQIVMSDDEIATFIDQQRTATLATTGADGAIHLVAMWYGVIDGELWFETKAKSQKAVNLRRTAKCSVLIEDGLTYDTLRGVAIEGTAEIYDDPEHALATGISVWERYNGPYSEEIRPLVDQMMHKRVSVRIRAERTRSWDHRKLGLPAMPVAGSTAPFLTAPDQQ